One Burkholderia cepacia genomic window carries:
- a CDS encoding crotonase/enoyl-CoA hydratase family protein, with protein MHGSHSIDDPLIVVEINEAVAQVTLNRAHKRNALSLSAVRQLKTVFESLPDTVKVAILDARGEHFCAGLDLAEVQSVTAAEGVYHSRQWYEAFRSIQFGRVPVICVMRGAVIGGGLELASATHIRIAEDSAYFGLPEGQRGIFLGGGGSVRIPKLIGFSRVMEMMLTGRVYGAEDASRIGLVHYVMRPGQGPNKALALAEHVASNAAVSNFAIMHALPLIAEQTMEHGLLTEALMAGVTEAEEEAHSRICAFLGKRAAKVMPE; from the coding sequence ATGCACGGTTCACATTCGATCGACGACCCGTTGATTGTGGTCGAAATTAATGAAGCGGTTGCGCAGGTTACGTTGAATCGCGCTCATAAGCGGAATGCACTCAGCTTGTCGGCCGTTCGCCAGCTGAAGACTGTTTTTGAGTCTCTCCCGGATACGGTCAAAGTGGCCATTCTCGATGCACGTGGCGAGCATTTCTGCGCTGGCTTAGACCTCGCCGAGGTTCAATCGGTCACAGCGGCGGAGGGCGTTTACCACTCGCGACAATGGTATGAAGCATTCCGGAGCATTCAATTCGGGCGAGTCCCGGTCATCTGCGTGATGCGAGGAGCGGTCATCGGTGGTGGACTCGAACTGGCTTCCGCCACGCATATCCGAATTGCTGAAGATTCAGCCTACTTTGGCTTGCCGGAAGGCCAGCGCGGCATTTTCCTTGGCGGCGGAGGTTCGGTGCGTATCCCGAAGCTGATCGGATTTTCTCGGGTGATGGAGATGATGCTGACAGGTAGGGTCTACGGTGCCGAAGATGCATCTCGTATTGGCCTAGTGCACTACGTTATGCGGCCTGGCCAAGGGCCCAATAAGGCGCTCGCACTTGCTGAGCATGTTGCGTCAAACGCCGCCGTATCCAATTTCGCGATTATGCATGCTCTGCCGTTGATAGCGGAACAGACGATGGAGCATGGCTTGCTAACTGAAGCGCTAATGGCCGGCGTTACGGAAGCAGAAGAAGAGGCGCATTCCCGTATTTGCGCATTCCTTGGAAAGCGAGCAGCAAAAGTCATGCCTGAATGA
- a CDS encoding amidohydrolase family protein — MNLQDVVAIDVHTHAMVSTRNPPDPVAIEFDNAMAQYFKQAMPKPTISETAAYYRARKMMAVIFTVDTESATGQTRIRNEEIAEEAAENRDVLIPFASIDPRRGKMAAREAKTLITEYGVQGFKFHPSLQAFFPNDRCAYDLYEVIAEYALPAVFHSGQTGAGAGMRAGGGIRLKYSDPIYLDDVAVDFPDMKIVIAHPSFPWQENALAVATHKPNVYIDLSGWSPKYFPPILIQYINGLLKNKMLFASDFPVITPDRWMEDFEGLPIKPEVKPLVLKENAIRLLGLDREGELGVYRRLQPPSQRDGDFC; from the coding sequence ATGAATCTCCAAGATGTGGTTGCCATTGACGTGCACACGCATGCCATGGTCTCAACGAGAAATCCGCCGGATCCCGTTGCAATCGAGTTTGACAACGCAATGGCGCAGTATTTCAAACAGGCCATGCCGAAGCCGACGATCTCGGAGACTGCAGCCTACTATCGCGCCAGAAAGATGATGGCGGTCATCTTTACCGTTGACACTGAAAGCGCAACTGGGCAGACACGGATACGGAATGAGGAGATTGCAGAGGAGGCTGCAGAGAATAGAGACGTTCTCATTCCCTTTGCCAGCATTGACCCTAGACGTGGAAAGATGGCAGCACGCGAGGCAAAAACGCTTATCACGGAGTATGGGGTTCAAGGTTTCAAGTTTCATCCCTCGCTGCAGGCGTTTTTCCCAAACGATCGCTGTGCGTATGACCTCTACGAGGTGATTGCGGAGTACGCCCTGCCAGCCGTTTTCCACAGCGGCCAGACTGGGGCTGGTGCCGGCATGCGAGCGGGCGGCGGAATTCGCCTGAAGTACTCGGACCCGATCTACCTAGACGACGTGGCAGTGGATTTTCCGGATATGAAGATTGTGATTGCTCATCCTTCATTTCCATGGCAAGAGAACGCTCTGGCAGTGGCTACGCACAAGCCGAACGTCTACATCGACCTATCAGGCTGGTCGCCAAAGTATTTCCCTCCGATTTTGATTCAGTACATCAATGGGTTGCTGAAGAACAAGATGCTTTTTGCTTCGGACTTCCCAGTGATTACGCCAGATCGTTGGATGGAGGATTTCGAAGGCCTTCCGATCAAACCGGAAGTCAAACCGCTGGTGCTTAAAGAGAACGCGATTCGTCTTCTGGGGCTCGATCGTGAAGGCGAGCTTGGGGTATACCGCCGGCTGCAACCACCGTCCCAGAGAGACGGTGACTTTTGCTGA
- a CDS encoding SDR family NAD(P)-dependent oxidoreductase, whose product MRLEDTPVLVTGAASGLGAATARHLAGQGARVALLDINADGAKRIADDIGGLALECDVTDLTSAESAVSAAREAHGHARILVNCAGGGHAKRVVGKAGPMQLDDFVKIVSLNLFGTFNMIRLAAADMAGLADSGDGERGVIVSTASVAAYEGQIGQSAYAASKGGIVSLTIQLAREFAQFGIRVMSIAPGIFQTPLLQAASKEVQESLSAAIPFPRRTGDPSEFADLVRHIVVNRYLNGEVIRLDGAIRLAPR is encoded by the coding sequence ATGAGGCTGGAAGATACTCCCGTACTCGTCACAGGTGCTGCGTCCGGGCTTGGGGCGGCGACCGCGCGTCACCTTGCCGGCCAGGGCGCTCGCGTGGCGCTCTTGGATATTAATGCCGATGGAGCGAAGCGGATTGCCGACGATATTGGCGGTCTCGCGCTGGAGTGCGACGTGACGGATCTCACGAGCGCGGAATCTGCTGTCTCAGCCGCGCGTGAGGCCCATGGCCATGCGCGGATTCTCGTGAATTGTGCGGGCGGTGGGCACGCAAAGCGTGTTGTCGGAAAGGCCGGCCCGATGCAGCTCGATGACTTCGTGAAAATCGTGAGCCTGAACTTGTTCGGCACCTTCAACATGATCCGCCTGGCTGCAGCCGACATGGCGGGTCTCGCAGACAGCGGCGACGGCGAGCGCGGCGTTATCGTGTCGACCGCGTCCGTGGCCGCCTACGAAGGCCAGATTGGTCAATCCGCGTACGCAGCCTCGAAGGGGGGAATCGTATCGCTCACCATTCAACTGGCCAGAGAGTTCGCACAGTTTGGTATCCGAGTGATGTCCATCGCGCCCGGCATCTTCCAGACACCTCTGCTGCAAGCCGCGTCGAAAGAGGTGCAGGAATCATTGTCGGCCGCAATTCCGTTTCCGCGACGCACTGGTGATCCTTCCGAGTTTGCTGACCTGGTTCGGCATATCGTGGTCAATCGCTATCTCAACGGCGAAGTGATTCGATTGGACGGTGCCATTCGCTTGGCACCACGGTAA
- a CDS encoding acyl-CoA dehydrogenase, which translates to MAFRAPGADQSFVLFELLDVTRHFASMGAEAALDETTLRQIVEAAGVFASEVVQPLNRVADREGCRFDGEHVLTPPGFRQAYEKFRAQGWSSLCAEERYGGQALSRVTFSILIELLSGASHAFAMYAGINCCASECLWNEAGEELKARWLPRLLDGSVLATMAMTEPGAGSDLGQIRTRAVAQPDGSFAISGTKIFISGGDQDLTANIAHLVLARLPGAPEGTKGLSLFLVPKLTEEGQWNGVFCDGVEHKLGLRGSATCSLRFEASQGWMVGEPHRGLASMFHMMNAARLMCAAQAVGLGEVSYQQSLAYALERRQGRAAGSATVEHGPSRICDHPDVQRMLMVQKAYNEGARVLIHWSALEMDRSERHPDAAVRSEAAELVALFTPILKGFLCENVQECTSLALQIHGGHGFISETGIDQFVRDARILPIYEGTTGIQAIDLLVRKLLQTRRGLAHIQDLVETALGECRETAVNDERLQAIADKLSALSATVLEAVDFVGQRTGQDAAYPYRVASDVLRMLGHTMLAVAWARTAAVASLKLPQSENVFYANKIETAQFYFTYLLPEVEQSVLRIHNDPGALSIDCFV; encoded by the coding sequence ATGGCCTTTCGAGCGCCGGGCGCGGACCAAAGCTTTGTCCTATTCGAACTGCTGGATGTAACGCGACACTTTGCGTCGATGGGCGCGGAAGCGGCGCTGGATGAGACCACCCTGCGCCAGATTGTCGAGGCTGCAGGGGTTTTTGCCAGCGAAGTAGTTCAGCCTCTGAATCGAGTCGCGGATAGGGAGGGGTGTCGTTTCGACGGGGAACATGTATTGACCCCTCCCGGTTTTCGGCAAGCGTACGAAAAATTTAGAGCACAAGGCTGGTCGTCGCTTTGTGCCGAAGAGCGCTACGGTGGCCAGGCGCTGTCGCGAGTCACTTTCAGCATTCTGATCGAGCTCCTGAGCGGCGCGTCACACGCATTCGCCATGTACGCCGGGATTAACTGCTGCGCATCCGAATGCCTGTGGAATGAGGCCGGGGAAGAGTTGAAGGCTCGCTGGTTGCCTCGTCTTCTAGACGGCAGTGTCCTCGCAACGATGGCGATGACGGAGCCGGGTGCTGGTTCTGATCTCGGCCAGATTCGAACGCGTGCCGTTGCGCAGCCGGACGGCTCGTTCGCGATTTCAGGGACTAAGATCTTTATCAGCGGAGGCGATCAGGATCTGACGGCGAATATCGCACATCTCGTGTTGGCTCGATTGCCTGGAGCTCCGGAGGGAACCAAGGGGTTGTCGCTGTTCCTCGTGCCAAAGCTCACGGAAGAGGGTCAATGGAACGGGGTGTTTTGTGATGGTGTCGAGCACAAGCTGGGATTGCGTGGGAGCGCTACGTGTTCGCTGCGCTTCGAAGCCTCACAAGGGTGGATGGTGGGCGAGCCTCATCGTGGCTTGGCCTCCATGTTTCATATGATGAATGCTGCTCGCTTGATGTGTGCGGCCCAGGCCGTCGGGCTTGGAGAGGTCAGCTACCAGCAATCACTCGCGTACGCTTTGGAGCGTCGGCAAGGTAGGGCGGCGGGCTCTGCCACCGTTGAGCATGGCCCTTCGCGTATCTGCGACCACCCAGATGTTCAACGCATGCTGATGGTGCAAAAAGCGTACAACGAGGGAGCGCGAGTGTTGATTCACTGGAGCGCGCTTGAGATGGACCGCTCGGAGCGGCACCCCGACGCGGCTGTCCGCAGCGAGGCAGCCGAACTGGTTGCACTATTCACGCCGATCCTGAAGGGATTCTTATGCGAGAACGTGCAGGAATGCACGTCCCTCGCTCTGCAAATCCATGGAGGGCATGGCTTCATCAGCGAGACGGGCATCGACCAGTTTGTGCGCGATGCCCGCATTCTTCCAATCTACGAAGGCACGACAGGAATACAAGCCATCGACCTATTGGTCCGTAAGCTTCTGCAGACGCGCCGGGGTCTTGCACACATTCAAGATCTCGTTGAGACAGCATTGGGCGAGTGCAGGGAGACGGCGGTCAATGATGAGCGACTTCAGGCCATTGCCGACAAGCTTTCAGCGTTGTCCGCGACTGTGTTGGAGGCGGTCGATTTCGTCGGGCAGCGTACAGGTCAAGACGCCGCTTATCCTTATCGCGTTGCTTCCGATGTACTTCGCATGCTGGGGCACACAATGCTAGCCGTGGCATGGGCCCGTACTGCAGCAGTTGCATCGCTCAAGCTGCCGCAAAGCGAGAACGTCTTCTATGCGAACAAGATCGAGACGGCTCAGTTCTACTTCACCTATTTACTGCCGGAGGTGGAACAGTCTGTACTGAGAATACATAACGATCCTGGCGCGTTATCCATCGATTGCTTTGTCTGA
- a CDS encoding feruloyl-CoA synthase, translated as MSTEEFIDADSLAPPRTVKVDRGDGTFTLRSPEPLKPYARCIGEWVERWAVETPDAIAFAERDPDGQWRRVSYEELRRLVGAIGQSLIDLDLPAEQSIVVLSDNAIDHALLMLATMHVGRTICSVSSAYCRVAKDFGRIHGILQSLSPALVYASDASVYGTPLASSGLRPVTVFSQGADKYPGALAFDHLTRTVERSAVMEAFHGIEPDDSAKYLLTSGSSGQPKLVINTHRMLCANQQMIAQVWRFLEFERPITVDWLPWSHTFGGNHNMNMILRNGGTMVIDEGRPLPGQVEKSVRNLCEIQPTLYFNVPRGFDMILPLLEQDESLARDFFKRIRMVFYAGATLPQSTWERLDALARRVRGRPIWFTTAWGSTETAPVATNPHWWLERAGVVGLPLPGVELKFVPNGRKLEMRVRGVSVFPGYRNAPEKTAQAFDDEGFYCIGDAGFLVDENHPEKGIVFNGRVAEDFKLTSGTWVSVGTLRVKIVSALAPLAQDVVITGHDRVELGVLIFPSPQLKALPVEQVASKVGAALHALRSEGGGSSQCPSRALVLTEPPSIEAGEITDKGYINQRAVIDRRAADVETLYTTPCDPRVITLS; from the coding sequence ATGAGCACTGAGGAATTCATCGATGCCGATTCACTGGCGCCGCCGCGCACAGTCAAGGTCGATCGTGGAGACGGAACCTTCACTTTGAGGTCTCCAGAACCACTCAAGCCGTATGCGCGTTGCATTGGCGAATGGGTGGAACGTTGGGCTGTGGAAACGCCAGACGCTATAGCCTTTGCAGAGCGTGATCCTGATGGGCAATGGCGGCGTGTTAGTTACGAAGAGCTACGGAGGCTCGTTGGCGCCATCGGGCAGAGTTTGATTGACCTCGATCTGCCTGCGGAGCAGTCGATTGTTGTGCTTTCGGATAACGCGATTGATCATGCACTTCTCATGCTTGCGACCATGCATGTCGGGCGTACGATCTGCAGTGTTTCCAGTGCGTATTGCCGGGTCGCGAAGGATTTTGGAAGAATTCACGGCATTCTCCAGTCACTTTCGCCGGCGCTGGTGTATGCGTCCGATGCCTCAGTCTACGGGACGCCTCTGGCAAGCTCCGGGTTGCGGCCGGTGACAGTGTTTAGCCAGGGCGCCGACAAATACCCAGGTGCACTCGCGTTCGACCATCTGACCCGCACTGTAGAGCGTTCAGCCGTCATGGAGGCTTTCCATGGGATTGAGCCAGACGATTCGGCTAAGTATCTGCTGACATCGGGTTCAAGTGGCCAGCCCAAGCTGGTGATCAACACTCACCGGATGCTGTGTGCTAATCAGCAGATGATCGCGCAGGTTTGGCGCTTTCTTGAGTTCGAAAGGCCGATCACCGTAGATTGGCTGCCGTGGAGCCACACGTTCGGCGGTAATCACAACATGAACATGATTCTGCGCAACGGTGGCACGATGGTCATTGACGAAGGCCGACCGTTGCCAGGGCAAGTCGAAAAGTCCGTGCGGAATCTGTGCGAAATTCAGCCGACGTTGTACTTCAATGTGCCCCGCGGTTTTGACATGATCTTGCCTTTGCTCGAGCAGGACGAGTCGTTGGCGAGAGACTTTTTCAAGCGTATCCGAATGGTGTTCTACGCGGGCGCTACGCTACCTCAGTCGACGTGGGAGCGGCTGGATGCGCTGGCTCGTCGAGTGCGTGGGCGGCCGATTTGGTTTACCACCGCTTGGGGCTCCACCGAAACTGCCCCGGTCGCAACGAATCCGCACTGGTGGCTTGAGCGTGCCGGTGTTGTCGGTTTGCCGTTACCAGGCGTTGAGTTGAAGTTTGTGCCAAACGGCCGCAAGTTGGAAATGCGTGTTCGGGGTGTCTCCGTCTTCCCAGGCTATCGCAATGCGCCAGAAAAAACGGCCCAAGCTTTTGATGACGAGGGGTTCTACTGTATTGGCGATGCTGGCTTCCTTGTCGACGAGAACCACCCGGAAAAGGGCATTGTCTTCAATGGCCGCGTTGCTGAAGACTTCAAGCTAACGTCCGGCACATGGGTGTCGGTCGGGACGCTGAGGGTGAAGATTGTCTCGGCGCTTGCCCCGCTTGCCCAGGATGTTGTGATCACGGGACACGATCGTGTCGAACTCGGTGTATTGATTTTCCCAAGCCCTCAACTTAAAGCTTTGCCAGTGGAGCAGGTGGCATCCAAGGTCGGCGCTGCGCTCCATGCGCTGCGCAGCGAGGGCGGCGGGTCGTCGCAGTGCCCCTCTCGGGCGCTCGTGCTGACTGAACCGCCGAGTATCGAGGCAGGGGAGATCACGGATAAGGGATACATCAACCAGCGCGCTGTGATTGACAGGCGGGCGGCAGATGTCGAAACACTGTACACCACGCCTTGTGATCCGCGCGTAATCACTCTCTCCTGA
- a CDS encoding IS110 family transposase, translated as MSQQCSTAIARMGIDIGKSVFHVVGLDANGKPVFRNRFTRERLLEFLARASPTIIGMEACPGSNWLARKAIGQGHQVRIVPAQFVKPFVKSNKTDIVDAEAIAEAISRPTMRFTQPKTEAQLDLQALHRVRQRLVSSKTAIVNQARAFLLEYGLTIGAGPAYFVRDMPGILADDGNGLTPAMRDLLQEQWQEYRSIEARLLQLRHQIEAIAGADDVTTRLISIPGIAHLTATAITAFAGTGTQFKSGRHFAAWLGLVPGEFSTGGKQHLLGITKRGNPYLRKLLIHGARACVLHLDRTKDHLGLWISEMEAKGIHRNKVIVALANKLARIAWTILTRRGTFYLRQPQAQ; from the coding sequence ATGAGCCAACAATGCTCTACTGCGATCGCCCGCATGGGCATCGATATCGGGAAGTCCGTGTTCCACGTCGTCGGACTCGATGCCAACGGCAAACCGGTGTTCCGGAACCGATTTACGCGTGAGCGACTGCTCGAGTTCCTGGCGCGTGCATCACCAACCATCATCGGGATGGAGGCGTGCCCTGGTAGCAACTGGCTCGCTCGTAAAGCGATTGGCCAGGGACATCAGGTCCGTATCGTGCCCGCACAGTTCGTCAAACCGTTTGTTAAGTCGAACAAGACCGATATCGTCGACGCGGAGGCTATTGCCGAGGCGATTTCCCGTCCCACAATGCGCTTCACGCAGCCGAAGACAGAAGCACAACTCGATCTGCAGGCACTACATCGAGTTCGGCAAAGACTGGTTTCCAGCAAGACCGCCATCGTCAATCAGGCTCGTGCATTTTTGCTTGAGTACGGCCTGACTATCGGAGCCGGCCCCGCATACTTTGTTCGCGATATGCCAGGCATCCTCGCCGACGACGGCAACGGTCTAACGCCTGCGATGCGCGATCTGTTGCAGGAGCAGTGGCAGGAATACCGCTCCATTGAGGCACGTCTTTTGCAATTACGCCACCAGATCGAAGCAATCGCAGGGGCCGACGATGTCACCACACGATTGATCTCGATACCGGGTATCGCGCATCTGACCGCAACCGCGATTACTGCCTTCGCAGGTACCGGTACGCAATTCAAATCCGGCCGCCATTTCGCTGCCTGGCTAGGCCTTGTTCCCGGTGAATTCTCCACCGGAGGCAAGCAGCACTTGCTCGGGATCACCAAGCGAGGCAATCCATATCTGCGCAAGCTGTTGATTCACGGTGCCCGAGCGTGCGTGCTGCACCTCGATCGGACCAAGGATCATCTCGGGCTCTGGATCTCGGAGATGGAGGCGAAGGGCATACACCGCAACAAGGTCATCGTCGCACTGGCCAACAAGCTCGCGCGTATCGCGTGGACCATTCTCACGCGACGAGGAACGTTTTATCTTCGGCAGCCGCAAGCACAGTAG
- a CDS encoding IS3 family transposase has translation MAHLRGRKQASAQITRLREGRTILLVVSTPARRQQVTYAKARGLSERRACALMSVARSALHYESTLAARDAPVLAAMNILSAQYPSYGYRRIQIFLERQGHPMSADRAWRLWRLAGLQVPRKRPRRRVSIHRPRPQPATAARHVWAYDFVFDACANGQQLKCLTVIDEYTGECLAIDVAGSICSGRVIEVLSQLVSLHGAPRYLRSDNGPEFVSRAILRWAAQNGMDMALSDPGKPWQNGADESFNGKLRDECLSLEWFRTRMEAKVVIEQWRRHYNAIQPHSSLAYLTPNESKQRHCSTEATEAVLQD, from the coding sequence ATGGCACACCTCCGAGGACGGAAACAGGCGTCGGCCCAGATTACGCGATTACGGGAGGGGCGGACCATCCTATTAGTGGTGAGCACGCCCGCCCGACGCCAGCAGGTCACCTACGCGAAAGCCCGGGGCCTGTCGGAGCGGCGTGCGTGCGCGCTGATGTCTGTCGCCCGATCGGCGCTGCATTACGAATCGACACTAGCCGCGCGGGACGCGCCGGTGCTGGCAGCGATGAACATCCTGTCGGCGCAATATCCGAGTTATGGCTACCGCCGCATCCAGATCTTTCTGGAGCGGCAGGGTCACCCGATGAGCGCCGACCGGGCTTGGCGGCTGTGGCGTCTTGCCGGGTTGCAGGTGCCGCGCAAGCGACCCCGTCGGCGCGTGTCGATCCATCGCCCTCGGCCGCAGCCGGCGACGGCGGCACGACACGTCTGGGCGTACGACTTCGTATTCGACGCGTGCGCCAACGGCCAACAGTTGAAGTGTCTGACGGTGATCGACGAGTACACGGGTGAATGCCTGGCAATCGACGTGGCCGGATCGATTTGTTCCGGACGTGTCATCGAAGTCCTGTCCCAATTGGTCAGCCTTCATGGTGCGCCTCGTTACTTGCGTTCGGACAACGGCCCAGAGTTCGTATCGAGGGCCATCCTGAGGTGGGCTGCACAGAACGGCATGGACATGGCACTCAGCGACCCCGGCAAGCCTTGGCAGAACGGCGCGGACGAGAGCTTCAACGGTAAGCTCCGAGATGAATGCCTGAGCCTGGAATGGTTTCGAACCCGTATGGAAGCGAAAGTTGTGATCGAGCAGTGGCGACGTCACTACAATGCCATCCAACCACATTCGAGTCTGGCCTATCTGACGCCCAACGAGTCCAAGCAGCGGCATTGTTCAACTGAAGCAACCGAGGCCGTTCTCCAAGATTGA
- a CDS encoding XdhC family protein, with amino-acid sequence MDSVDLEVLKAATQWIESGYGVTLVTVIRTWGSAPRPVGSMLAIREDGYLVGSVSGGCIEDDLVERVRAGDWPRQSPELTTYGVSADDAHRFGLPCGGTLQLVLEPVRKHSHIEDLLAEVSQFHLVTRELDMTTGKTCLRPGQYVPAVYFDDKRLITSYGPRHRLIIIGAGQLSRYVAEMALALDYHVIVCDPREVYADEWSVKDTELSREMPDDLLLRLGLDPHSAVVTLTHDPKLDDMALLEALKSSAFYIGAIGSRLNNSKRRERLSLFDLSAEEIARLHGPVGLHLGARTPAEIAIAILAEITAIKNGIAVTQTFPVGATQTSMMEDTANSTICQPQP; translated from the coding sequence GTGGACAGCGTCGACCTGGAAGTCCTAAAGGCCGCGACACAGTGGATCGAATCGGGTTACGGCGTAACACTCGTCACCGTCATCCGTACCTGGGGTTCGGCACCACGCCCCGTTGGTTCCATGCTGGCCATTCGTGAAGATGGATATTTGGTTGGTTCGGTATCTGGAGGATGCATTGAGGACGACCTCGTGGAGCGGGTTCGGGCTGGCGATTGGCCACGTCAATCGCCCGAGTTGACGACCTACGGCGTGAGTGCCGACGACGCACACCGATTCGGCCTGCCGTGTGGTGGAACACTGCAACTCGTACTGGAGCCTGTTCGGAAGCACTCGCACATTGAAGACTTGCTCGCTGAAGTCTCCCAGTTTCACCTGGTCACGCGTGAACTCGACATGACTACGGGTAAGACCTGCCTGAGGCCAGGACAATACGTTCCCGCTGTCTATTTTGATGACAAGCGCCTGATCACCTCGTATGGCCCGCGGCATCGCCTGATCATCATCGGTGCTGGACAGCTGTCGCGCTATGTTGCAGAGATGGCGCTGGCGCTGGACTATCACGTTATCGTCTGCGATCCACGCGAAGTGTATGCGGACGAATGGAGCGTAAAAGACACCGAACTGTCACGCGAAATGCCGGATGACCTTCTGCTGCGGTTGGGTCTCGATCCGCACAGCGCTGTGGTCACATTGACGCACGACCCCAAGCTCGATGACATGGCACTGCTGGAGGCACTCAAGTCGTCCGCGTTCTACATCGGAGCCATCGGGTCACGTCTCAACAATTCAAAGCGACGTGAACGTCTTTCGCTGTTTGACCTGTCTGCTGAAGAAATTGCACGTTTGCACGGCCCAGTGGGTCTTCATCTAGGCGCGCGTACGCCCGCGGAGATTGCAATCGCGATTCTTGCCGAAATCACGGCGATCAAAAACGGCATAGCTGTAACACAGACGTTCCCTGTTGGAGCAACACAAACGTCCATGATGGAAGACACCGCCAACTCCACAATCTGTCAGCCGCAACCGTAG
- a CDS encoding ABC transporter substrate-binding protein, translated as MAHIDHSIADLFTSAGKLRAAINLGNPILARRDPATGTPAGISVDLAHAFAHRLNSSLEMVVVESAGKSVDAVANGIADIGFFAIDPVRAKDIAFTAPYIVIEGFYLVRDTSSITQNDEVDREAQRVVVGKGSAYDLFLTRELKHAQIVRAPTSPAVVDTFVSRNLDVAAGVKQQLEADARRAPGLRLLPSRFMEIHQAVGLPKHFGGEAALVLRTFVEEMKASGFVAARLAHHGMDPALAAPAEYEKQRGGA; from the coding sequence ATGGCGCACATTGACCATTCCATTGCAGACCTGTTTACATCAGCTGGCAAGCTGCGTGCCGCCATCAATCTCGGTAATCCAATCCTCGCGCGACGCGATCCGGCAACGGGAACACCTGCTGGCATCTCGGTGGACCTGGCACACGCGTTCGCGCACCGCCTTAATTCCTCTCTCGAAATGGTGGTGGTCGAATCCGCAGGGAAATCGGTCGATGCTGTCGCAAACGGCATCGCTGATATCGGTTTCTTCGCGATCGATCCTGTCCGAGCCAAGGACATCGCATTCACGGCGCCGTACATCGTCATTGAAGGCTTCTATCTAGTACGAGACACCTCTTCGATCACCCAAAATGATGAGGTGGACCGCGAGGCGCAACGAGTCGTTGTTGGTAAGGGAAGCGCTTACGACTTGTTCCTAACCCGAGAACTAAAGCACGCACAGATTGTTCGGGCCCCGACATCTCCCGCAGTCGTAGACACGTTCGTTAGCCGGAATCTGGATGTCGCGGCAGGCGTCAAGCAGCAACTGGAAGCTGATGCGCGGCGCGCTCCTGGCTTACGGCTGTTACCAAGCCGCTTCATGGAGATTCACCAAGCGGTTGGATTGCCCAAGCACTTTGGTGGCGAAGCAGCGCTGGTGCTCCGCACGTTTGTCGAGGAAATGAAGGCCAGCGGTTTTGTCGCCGCGAGGCTTGCCCACCACGGCATGGACCCGGCACTTGCTGCACCCGCGGAGTACGAAAAGCAGCGCGGTGGGGCGTAA
- a CDS encoding alpha/beta fold hydrolase, whose product MSAVHARSSNLSFADVSFEIHDATTRCNLEYRKQMNMKTSSESIVVRDGVRIAASVSRAPADLPRIVLLHSLAMDRAFWAPMFERLAAEASVLAIDARGHGASDKPVGPYTAEQMAGDLKDVIDWLDWPDVVVAGASMGGCVALQFAGTHSDRTSALGLIDTTAWYGPEAKKNWSARAERAGTEGLAAMVDFQTTRWFSDAFRAARPEVVEACVQTFLRNDVQAFAATCEMLGRFDGRALMENLRMPTAVIVGEEDYAAPLPMAQALHDGIDRSTLTVIPAARHLTPLETPDVIASELRELLIAGAGIREGRRGA is encoded by the coding sequence ATGAGCGCAGTTCATGCGCGCTCTTCAAATTTGTCGTTTGCGGATGTTTCTTTCGAGATTCACGATGCCACTACACGCTGCAATCTTGAATATCGGAAACAAATGAACATGAAAACATCGTCAGAGAGCATCGTTGTCCGTGATGGGGTACGGATCGCTGCCAGTGTGTCTCGTGCGCCGGCGGATCTGCCTCGAATAGTGCTATTGCACTCCCTAGCCATGGACCGAGCCTTTTGGGCGCCAATGTTTGAGCGATTGGCAGCCGAAGCATCGGTGCTGGCCATTGATGCGAGAGGTCACGGAGCGTCGGATAAGCCGGTCGGGCCTTATACGGCTGAGCAAATGGCTGGGGATCTTAAGGATGTGATCGACTGGCTCGATTGGCCTGACGTCGTCGTTGCCGGTGCTTCGATGGGTGGATGCGTGGCACTCCAGTTTGCGGGTACGCATAGCGATCGGACGAGCGCGTTAGGGTTGATTGACACCACGGCGTGGTATGGCCCCGAAGCAAAAAAGAACTGGAGCGCGCGTGCCGAGCGCGCGGGTACCGAAGGATTGGCCGCGATGGTCGATTTCCAAACGACGCGCTGGTTCAGCGACGCGTTTCGAGCCGCACGACCGGAAGTCGTCGAAGCCTGCGTGCAGACATTCCTGCGCAACGATGTGCAAGCGTTCGCCGCGACATGCGAAATGCTCGGGAGGTTCGATGGCCGTGCCCTGATGGAAAACCTGCGGATGCCGACGGCAGTCATCGTTGGGGAGGAGGACTATGCGGCTCCGCTTCCGATGGCACAAGCACTTCATGATGGTATCGACAGGTCAACGTTGACGGTCATTCCAGCAGCGCGTCATCTCACGCCCTTGGAGACTCCCGATGTCATTGCGTCGGAGCTGCGCGAACTGCTCATCGCAGGCGCCGGTATTCGCGAAGGAAGGAGGGGTGCGTAA